A genomic stretch from Pempheris klunzingeri isolate RE-2024b chromosome 23, fPemKlu1.hap1, whole genome shotgun sequence includes:
- the eif4e2rs1 gene encoding eukaryotic translation initiation factor 4E family member 2 related sequence 1, translating into MDPLERPKEEENQEESDCYHDNSDGTNNNNNRRKTVCPGVGEHPLQYNYTFWYSRRTPSRPASSQSYEQNIRQIGTVASVEQFWRFYSHLIRPGDLSGHSDFHLFKEGIKPMWEDDSNRSGGKWIIRLRKGLASRFWENIILAMLGEQFMVGEEICGAVVSIRFQEDILSIWNRTSNDQTTTSRIRDTLRRVLNLPTNTIMEYKTHNDSLRDNSSFRNTKISL; encoded by the exons ATGGACCCGCTGGAGCG tccaaaagaggaggaaaaccaGGAAGAGTCTgactgttaccatgacaacagcGATGggaccaacaacaacaacaatcgACGCAAG ACTGTGTGTCCAGGTGTAGGTGAACACCCCCTCCAGTATAACTACACCTTCTGGTACAGCAGAAGAACTCCGAGTCGTCCGGCAAGTTCTCAAAGCTACGAACAAAACATCCGACAGATCGGCACCGTGGCatcg GTGGAACAGTTCTGGAGGTTTTACAGTCACCTGATCAGACCAGGTGACCTGAGTGGACACAGTGACTTCCACCTGTTCAAGGAGGGCATCAAACCCATGTGGGAG GATGATTCTAACCGCAGTGGGGGGAAGTGGATCATCCGTCTCCGTAAAGGTTTGGCGAGTCGCTTCTGGGAGAACATCATCCTGGCCATGTTGGGAGAGCAGTTCATGGTGGGAGAGGAGATCTGTGGAGCCGTGGTGTCCATTCGCTTCCAG gaGGACATCCTGTCCATCTGGAACAGAACCTCCAACGACCAAACGACGACGTCCAGAATCAGAGACACTTTGAGACGAGTCCTGAACCTTCCGACCAACACTATCATGGAGTACAAGACCCACAATGACAGCCTCAG gGACAACTCGAGcttcagaaacacaaagatcTCCCTCTGA